The sequence TAATGTTGACTGCAACTCCGGTTGCTTTCGCTCAAGAAAAAACTGTTAATTACACGAAGACTAATTTGCAAAATCGAGATTTTTCTAATACTGACTTAGAGGGTGCCGTGTTTGCAGCGGCAGAAATGAAGGGAATTAATTTCCAAAATTCTAATCTGAATTTGGCAATTATGACTCAAGGAATTATGCTGGAAGCTAATTTGGAAGGTGCTAGTTTGGCTGGGGCTTTAGTTGATAGCGTGGTCTTGAATAAAGCAAATTTAAAAAACGCTATTTTCACGTCGGCAATCATGGTTGATACTAGT is a genomic window of Phormidium ambiguum IAM M-71 containing:
- a CDS encoding pentapeptide repeat-containing protein; the encoded protein is MVLPFPSIIKSIWLRLLTVILTVILAFLWVMLTATPVAFAQEKTVNYTKTNLQNRDFSNTDLEGAVFAAAEMKGINFQNSNLNLAIMTQGIMLEANLEGASLAGALVDSVVLNKANLKNAIFTSAIMVDTSFADADITGADFTDAIIDRYEVKRLCQRAEGVNPVTKIATRDSLNCD